A genome region from Candidatus Methylacidiphilales bacterium includes the following:
- a CDS encoding acyltransferase — MPRPPLNPDAYSPWLNALRGAACLAVVLHHSHLLVEDSSHPILVFMAGLFDRGWLGVAAFFALSGFLITGIVERRTGDDRQAAAFCLDRALRIFPAYWVAWVFAVVLACLAAPFNGRGIPANWPARAPDILADLLLTGHWIGIQSPILVNWSLCYEIGFYLIAAAALLPLFAGAASRILYLAAITLVAHLLPRGSTALLDLWPQFAAGCAARLALQSHLACRLRQAALAYPFGLLLFSLFFGQAAHAVAAASALLMVLVVRFGTSWPRPPRLLAALGTISYSVYLVHLPVMSPAHNLAHRYISTNSPSYLFFWLGHVLLGLAAGWCFFRLVERPLENFRHRLQGKTPRQIHSD, encoded by the coding sequence ATGCCCCGCCCCCCGTTGAATCCGGACGCATACTCGCCCTGGCTGAACGCCCTGCGTGGGGCGGCCTGTCTGGCCGTGGTCCTGCATCATTCCCATCTTCTGGTTGAGGACAGCAGCCACCCGATCCTCGTCTTCATGGCCGGGCTCTTCGACCGTGGCTGGCTGGGCGTGGCCGCATTTTTCGCCCTTTCCGGTTTTCTGATCACCGGAATCGTGGAGCGACGCACCGGCGATGACCGGCAGGCCGCGGCCTTCTGCCTCGACCGTGCACTGCGCATTTTCCCGGCCTACTGGGTCGCCTGGGTTTTCGCCGTGGTTCTGGCCTGCCTGGCCGCGCCGTTCAACGGGCGCGGTATTCCGGCAAACTGGCCCGCCCGGGCCCCGGACATCCTGGCCGACCTGTTGTTGACGGGACATTGGATCGGAATCCAATCCCCGATCCTGGTCAATTGGAGCCTGTGCTACGAAATCGGCTTTTACCTGATTGCCGCTGCCGCTCTTCTACCTCTCTTTGCAGGCGCCGCCTCGAGAATCCTTTATCTGGCCGCGATCACGCTTGTGGCCCATCTACTGCCACGGGGAAGCACGGCCCTGCTGGATCTTTGGCCCCAATTCGCCGCCGGTTGTGCCGCACGTCTGGCCCTGCAATCCCATCTGGCATGCCGGCTGCGCCAGGCCGCACTTGCCTATCCATTCGGACTGCTTCTATTTTCTCTCTTCTTCGGCCAGGCGGCCCATGCAGTGGCGGCGGCCAGCGCCCTGCTGATGGTCCTGGTGGTCCGCTTCGGCACATCCTGGCCCCGCCCTCCCCGCTTGCTGGCCGCCCTTGGAACGATTTCCTATTCGGTCTACCTCGTCCACCTCCCGGTCATGAGTCCGGCTCACAATCTGGCCCACCGCTACATTTCCACAAACAGCCCTTCTTACCTTTTCTTCTGGTTGGGGCATGTCCTGCTGGGCCTCGCCGCCGGTTGGTGCTTCTTCCGGCTGGTGGAAAGGCCACTGGAAAACTTCCGTCACCGTTTGCAGGGCAAAACTCCCAGGCAAATCCACTCCGATTGA
- a CDS encoding PIG-L family deacetylase: MIADLVRRPFLSLLWLLIRGGSRTWPDFGPGPILVVAPHPDDAALGCGGWMLEAGQRGRDIHILCLTDGAASHPGDPAWPEEQLRRVRRIEEQTAATHLGIPAERLHFFDWPDGRLEQLAQNEPGRVAELATFLESLRPSMVLVTARDEPSCEHRAACRMLYAAIEKSQLRPLVLEYAVWARWSPPSLWRAMRGCREWHYHYVGPEERRSRASAVAAHASQHAAPGLPGGFFQVFRRPEEVYFHYAKGFPS, from the coding sequence ATGATTGCTGACCTGGTCCGAAGACCCTTCCTATCCTTACTTTGGCTCCTGATCCGGGGGGGCAGCCGGACTTGGCCCGATTTCGGGCCCGGTCCGATCCTGGTCGTCGCCCCGCATCCGGACGATGCCGCCCTGGGTTGCGGCGGATGGATGTTGGAAGCCGGCCAACGCGGGAGAGATATCCACATCCTTTGCCTGACGGATGGCGCGGCTTCCCACCCCGGCGATCCTGCCTGGCCGGAGGAACAGCTGCGCCGGGTGCGGCGGATCGAGGAACAGACAGCCGCGACCCACTTGGGCATACCCGCCGAGCGACTGCATTTCTTCGATTGGCCCGACGGGCGGCTGGAACAGCTGGCACAAAACGAACCAGGACGGGTGGCGGAACTTGCCACGTTCCTGGAAAGTCTCCGGCCCTCCATGGTGCTGGTGACCGCGCGGGACGAACCCAGTTGCGAACACCGGGCAGCCTGCCGCATGCTTTATGCTGCCATCGAAAAGAGCCAACTCCGTCCCCTGGTGCTCGAATACGCGGTTTGGGCCCGTTGGTCGCCACCTTCCCTGTGGCGGGCCATGCGGGGTTGCCGGGAATGGCATTACCACTACGTCGGACCGGAAGAAAGAAGGTCGCGCGCCTCAGCGGTGGCCGCCCACGCCAGCCAACACGCGGCACCAGGTCTACCCGGCGGATTTTTCCAGGTTTTCAGGCGACCGGAAGAAGTGTACTTCCACTACGCAAAGGGATTCCCATCATGA
- a CDS encoding class I SAM-dependent methyltransferase gives MNWLHRAWEAIDYRFIRGPRGGGKPVPQEFLDREYRSGAWDHFWGEDEKNRHLVLTETILATPGTFSLLDLGCGSGRLASMIPAERVSDYLGVDLSEEGLAKSRALGLGHCQFLRANYESWNPERAWNFIVFNESLGYAVDPAATARRFHRHLAPGGRLLVSHFRWGNHAAFWKRLGQSFTFPVSREVANPQGQIWDIRELQAPGP, from the coding sequence ATGAATTGGCTGCACAGGGCATGGGAAGCCATCGATTACCGCTTCATTCGGGGACCCAGGGGAGGCGGCAAACCCGTGCCCCAGGAATTCCTCGACCGGGAATACCGCAGCGGAGCGTGGGACCACTTCTGGGGCGAGGATGAAAAAAACCGCCATCTCGTGCTGACTGAAACCATCCTCGCCACACCGGGGACGTTTTCCCTTTTGGATCTGGGCTGTGGCAGCGGCCGTCTCGCCTCCATGATTCCCGCGGAACGCGTCAGCGATTACCTGGGGGTCGATCTCTCCGAGGAGGGATTGGCCAAATCGCGCGCCCTCGGGTTGGGACACTGCCAATTCCTCCGCGCCAATTATGAATCCTGGAACCCCGAGCGGGCCTGGAACTTCATCGTCTTCAACGAAAGCCTGGGCTACGCGGTCGACCCCGCGGCCACCGCAAGGCGCTTCCACCGCCACTTGGCTCCGGGTGGCCGCCTTCTGGTCTCTCATTTCCGCTGGGGCAACCATGCGGCTTTCTGGAAACGCCTCGGACAGAGCTTCACTTTTCCCGTCTCCCGGGAAGTGGCCAACCCCCAAGGTCAGATCTGGGACATCCGGGAACTCCAAGCCCCCGGTCCATGA
- a CDS encoding glycosyltransferase — protein MKILLTADPGIPVPPTGYGGIERIIDALARGLVGRGHAVALVAHPDSTCPGVRLFSWPDLGTTGLTSQMRQAAHLAQSTRRFQPDVVHSFSRLALLLPLMADRQPMVMSYQRHTGGAGVRIAALLGGACLRFSGCSDFICDMGRKAGGDWTTIPNFVETAACTYGPHVPADAPLVFLSRIDRIKGPDLAIAIARKAGRRLILAGNIPSDPGGQAFWQKHIEPELGKNGVEWVGEVDDFRKNELLSSAAALLLPIQWEEPFGIVFAEALACGTPVLTCPRGAAPEIVHPGQNGFLFRTLDGGVEAVERLSLIDRAACRRDAEARFSATSAVERYLDLYQGLLHDC, from the coding sequence ATGAAAATCCTCCTCACCGCCGATCCGGGGATTCCGGTGCCCCCCACCGGCTACGGTGGCATCGAACGGATCATCGACGCCCTGGCCCGGGGCTTGGTCGGCAGGGGCCACGCGGTCGCCCTGGTGGCCCATCCCGATTCCACCTGCCCGGGCGTCCGGCTGTTTTCATGGCCCGACCTCGGCACCACCGGACTCACATCTCAAATGCGACAAGCTGCGCACCTCGCCCAAAGCACCCGGCGATTCCAACCGGACGTGGTGCACAGCTTTTCCCGCCTGGCCCTCCTCCTGCCCCTCATGGCCGACCGCCAACCCATGGTGATGTCCTACCAGCGCCACACCGGAGGCGCGGGGGTGCGCATCGCCGCCCTGCTGGGCGGAGCCTGCCTCCGGTTCAGCGGATGCAGTGACTTTATCTGTGACATGGGCCGGAAGGCCGGTGGTGACTGGACCACCATTCCCAACTTTGTCGAAACCGCCGCCTGCACCTACGGCCCGCATGTACCGGCCGATGCTCCTCTGGTCTTCCTGAGTCGCATCGACCGCATCAAGGGCCCGGATCTCGCCATCGCCATCGCCCGCAAAGCCGGACGCCGCCTCATTCTGGCCGGGAACATCCCTTCGGATCCCGGCGGGCAGGCCTTTTGGCAAAAACACATCGAGCCCGAGCTGGGAAAGAACGGGGTGGAATGGGTCGGCGAGGTCGATGATTTCCGCAAAAATGAACTCCTCTCCTCGGCTGCCGCACTGCTGCTTCCCATCCAGTGGGAAGAACCGTTCGGCATCGTCTTTGCCGAAGCCCTGGCCTGCGGCACCCCGGTGCTGACCTGCCCGCGCGGCGCCGCCCCGGAGATCGTCCACCCGGGACAGAACGGATTCTTGTTCCGCACCCTTGACGGGGGTGTCGAAGCGGTGGAACGTTTGTCTTTGATCGATCGCGCCGCCTGCCGCCGGGATGCGGAAGCCCGCTTCAGTGCCACCTCGGCCGTGGAACGTTACCTCGATCTCTACCAAGGATTGCTCCATGATTGCTGA
- a CDS encoding FkbM family methyltransferase: MKSFVKSLLPLGQGPRPRRILSGLYRGLWLEIDPAFETQIWAGLYEMETHASLRRLAKGAHAFVDIGAGSGELSLWFAKIHPTAPVLAYEPDEACRERMKRNLFLNFPGTPPALTLSGEFIDDREGTVSLDEVARLLPAPVLIKIDTEGAEARILRSGSSILRQRKARLLIETHSLELEIESLHLLREWGYQTEVIRPAAWRRWLPEFRPPLHNQWIAATPVP, encoded by the coding sequence ATGAAATCCTTCGTCAAATCCCTCCTCCCCCTGGGACAAGGCCCCCGTCCCAGGCGCATCCTTTCCGGACTCTACCGCGGACTTTGGTTGGAAATCGATCCAGCCTTCGAGACCCAGATCTGGGCCGGTTTATACGAAATGGAAACGCATGCCTCGCTCCGCCGGCTGGCCAAGGGGGCGCATGCCTTCGTCGACATAGGCGCGGGTTCGGGCGAGCTTTCCCTCTGGTTTGCCAAAATCCATCCCACTGCCCCCGTCCTGGCCTACGAACCGGACGAGGCCTGTCGCGAACGGATGAAGCGCAACCTGTTTTTGAATTTTCCCGGGACGCCGCCTGCCCTCACCCTCAGCGGGGAATTCATCGACGACCGGGAAGGAACCGTCTCCTTGGATGAAGTGGCCCGACTGCTGCCTGCCCCGGTGCTCATCAAGATCGACACCGAGGGGGCGGAAGCCCGTATCCTCCGCAGCGGTTCCTCCATTTTGCGACAACGCAAAGCCCGGCTGCTCATTGAAACCCACTCCCTGGAACTCGAAATCGAATCCCTCCATCTCCTCCGGGAATGGGGTTATCAAACCGAGGTCATCCGCCCAGCCGCTTGGCGGAGATGGCTGCCGGAATTCCGGCCACCCCTCCATAACCAGTGGATCGCCGCCACCCCGGTCCCATGA
- a CDS encoding glycosyltransferase family A protein has protein sequence MPPSHTTTPLVQVYVPTFRRPHLLQRALDSLRAQTFTQWAAEVHNDDPSDPLPSRIVSELGDPRIRMDVHPRNLGGTATFNLFFQGSPAPFYSMLEDDNWWEPDFLRSMLDAAEAHPEVVVFWANMRIWKEEVEGAFTDTGTTTWPIEDGSGPHSLMSWGRPLQSIGALHSQSALLLRSRPGDDWRTPDVPIAVVEVFRERMFPHPLVLVNTPKAHFSLTRTTARSFDRAEWAEMQAMLAATFVRQSVKRFPRQTETLEHLWAWAVSQKPPCTAPLLLAALYTPAAFFFWHRESPLRLARLLVTLFLRPRLLWRLVRSPSAHRDWWDFLDHHTAARFAESSRL, from the coding sequence ATGCCGCCCTCCCACACAACCACACCCCTCGTCCAAGTCTATGTGCCCACCTTCCGCAGACCCCATCTTCTGCAACGGGCACTCGATTCACTCCGGGCCCAAACCTTCACCCAATGGGCGGCCGAAGTGCACAATGACGATCCCAGCGATCCACTCCCTTCCCGCATTGTCAGCGAGCTTGGTGATCCCCGAATCCGGATGGACGTCCACCCAAGGAATCTCGGAGGCACGGCCACCTTCAACCTTTTTTTCCAAGGCTCCCCCGCTCCCTTTTATTCCATGTTGGAGGATGACAACTGGTGGGAACCCGACTTCCTTCGCAGCATGCTTGATGCCGCAGAGGCGCATCCGGAGGTCGTCGTCTTCTGGGCCAACATGCGGATCTGGAAGGAAGAGGTAGAGGGTGCGTTCACCGACACCGGCACCACCACTTGGCCCATCGAAGACGGCAGCGGGCCCCACTCCCTGATGTCGTGGGGCCGACCACTCCAGTCCATCGGCGCTCTCCATTCCCAGAGCGCCCTCCTCCTCCGCTCGCGCCCGGGCGATGACTGGAGGACACCCGATGTGCCCATCGCTGTGGTGGAAGTGTTCCGCGAGCGCATGTTCCCCCATCCCTTGGTGTTGGTGAATACGCCCAAAGCGCATTTTTCCCTCACACGCACCACCGCGCGTTCGTTTGATCGTGCTGAATGGGCCGAAATGCAGGCCATGCTCGCCGCCACGTTCGTGCGGCAATCCGTGAAGCGATTTCCAAGACAAACGGAAACGTTGGAGCACCTTTGGGCGTGGGCTGTTTCCCAAAAGCCCCCATGCACCGCCCCGCTTCTTTTGGCCGCCCTTTATACCCCGGCCGCCTTTTTCTTCTGGCACCGGGAATCCCCCTTGCGTCTGGCCCGGCTGCTGGTCACGCTGTTCCTCAGGCCCCGGCTCCTCTGGCGGCTGGTCCGCTCGCCATCGGCCCACCGCGATTGGTGGGATTTCCTGGACCACCACACCGCCGCCCGATTTGCCGAATCCTCCCGCCTATGA
- a CDS encoding glycosyltransferase family 4 protein, translated as MIRVFHPSVAPFVQQAALAFHEAGLLDRLVTTLVHRPNSHGQRALFRLAKLASYPLEARWKRRNDGGIPFSHIETHPTGELLRLASGLIDRDGRLTDRVWEWSETRFDRLVASGLPQGLRAVYGFEYSSLATLTRARSLGIPCVYELPAPEPLFVQSILEREMQVLPELATAYHAYTAEREDRRTARRRAEWAAADVRVCASRFSRDSYAAAGLDTSKMIVIPYGAPETVEEGVAVSGGTRGLGPMVILWAGTFGMRKGAHYLLEAWRKGGFHRHACLRIFGRVELPRRLTHPLPDGVEFGGSIPRSQLMLEYQRADLLVFPTLCDGFGLVATEAWSSGLPVLATPKAGATDLLRDRENGLLIEAGSTDALIQALQWSLDHRPELGAMRPAARATAAAWQWSDYRRTLRESVLSKLKGCS; from the coding sequence ATGATCCGCGTCTTCCACCCTTCCGTCGCCCCCTTCGTCCAACAAGCCGCCTTGGCTTTCCACGAGGCCGGACTTCTTGACCGCTTGGTCACCACCCTCGTCCACCGTCCAAACTCCCACGGACAAAGAGCCCTCTTCCGGCTGGCCAAGCTGGCCAGTTATCCGCTCGAGGCCCGCTGGAAGCGCCGCAACGACGGCGGCATTCCCTTCAGCCACATCGAAACCCACCCCACCGGCGAGCTCCTGCGTTTGGCTTCCGGTCTGATCGACCGCGACGGACGTCTGACCGACCGGGTTTGGGAATGGTCCGAAACCCGATTCGACCGTTTGGTCGCTTCCGGTCTTCCCCAGGGACTGCGCGCGGTCTATGGCTTTGAATACAGCTCGTTGGCGACCCTCACTCGGGCCCGCTCCCTCGGTATTCCCTGCGTTTACGAGCTGCCCGCCCCCGAGCCCCTATTTGTCCAGTCCATTCTGGAACGCGAAATGCAGGTCCTTCCCGAATTGGCCACGGCCTATCATGCTTATACCGCCGAACGTGAAGACCGGCGGACCGCCCGCCGCCGCGCCGAATGGGCCGCGGCCGACGTCCGCGTCTGCGCCTCGCGCTTCAGCCGGGATTCCTATGCCGCCGCCGGGCTCGACACCTCCAAGATGATCGTTATTCCCTACGGGGCCCCGGAGACGGTCGAAGAAGGGGTGGCGGTATCGGGCGGAACGCGGGGCCTTGGACCCATGGTCATTCTGTGGGCCGGCACCTTTGGCATGAGGAAGGGCGCCCACTACCTCCTGGAAGCCTGGCGCAAGGGCGGTTTCCACCGACACGCCTGCTTGCGGATTTTCGGACGCGTTGAACTGCCGCGCCGGTTGACCCATCCACTTCCCGACGGCGTGGAATTCGGCGGCTCCATTCCCCGCAGCCAACTCATGCTGGAATACCAGCGGGCCGATCTCCTGGTTTTTCCCACCCTCTGCGACGGATTCGGGCTGGTGGCCACAGAAGCCTGGTCCTCCGGCCTGCCGGTCCTGGCCACCCCCAAGGCCGGAGCGACCGACCTTCTGCGCGACCGGGAAAACGGCCTCCTCATCGAAGCCGGCAGCACGGACGCCCTTATCCAGGCACTGCAGTGGTCCCTCGACCACCGCCCGGAACTTGGGGCCATGCGCCCGGCGGCCCGCGCCACAGCCGCTGCCTGGCAATGGTCCGACTACCGCCGCACCCTGCGCGAATCGGTCTTGTCCAAACTTAAAGGTTGTTCCTAA
- a CDS encoding glycosyltransferase family 4 protein, producing the protein MKIAIITSHPVQYYAPWFRYLAGHGTDLRVFYLWDFGVKETHDPGFARSFQWDIPLLDGYEHEFVPNVATDPGTHHPGGLDNPELQERVAAWNPGAVLLMGYSWKSMREFILSRKRHRTPLLLRGDSHDLARPRGLRTAAARLAAGWIFRHLDAFLACGQANTEYFLNRGVRRDRIFFCPHTIDDGRFQRTPAVLEGAASLRLEWGLPPDTRVVLFAGKFEEKKRPLDLLQAFRMSGVKNAHLVYVGSGPLETRLRDEIGTDPKVRVFPFQNQSQMPVVYAATDLLVLPSYGPSETWGLAIQEALACGLPVIASSHTGCARDLIQLDRNGLVFPAGDVASLARALTRALEPGILASWIPFCRSALERYNHEQAARGLAEAVTATRA; encoded by the coding sequence ATGAAGATCGCCATCATCACCTCGCATCCCGTGCAATACTACGCCCCCTGGTTCCGCTATCTGGCCGGGCACGGCACCGACCTGCGGGTCTTTTACCTCTGGGACTTCGGAGTCAAGGAAACCCATGACCCCGGCTTCGCCCGGTCTTTCCAATGGGATATTCCCCTGCTGGATGGATATGAACACGAATTCGTGCCCAACGTCGCCACCGATCCGGGCACCCACCATCCCGGCGGACTTGACAACCCGGAATTACAGGAAAGGGTCGCCGCCTGGAATCCCGGGGCGGTCTTGTTGATGGGTTATTCTTGGAAAAGCATGCGTGAATTCATCCTTTCGCGGAAGCGACACCGGACGCCCCTGCTCCTGCGCGGCGACTCCCACGACCTGGCCCGGCCCCGCGGATTGCGGACGGCAGCCGCACGGCTGGCGGCGGGCTGGATCTTCCGCCACCTCGATGCCTTTCTGGCCTGTGGCCAGGCTAATACCGAGTATTTTCTCAACCGGGGCGTCCGGAGGGACCGCATCTTTTTCTGCCCACACACCATCGATGACGGGCGCTTCCAGCGAACCCCGGCGGTCTTGGAAGGTGCCGCCTCCCTGCGCCTGGAATGGGGTCTGCCCCCCGATACCCGGGTCGTGCTTTTTGCCGGCAAATTCGAGGAAAAAAAACGCCCGCTCGACCTATTGCAGGCCTTTCGCATGTCTGGCGTCAAGAACGCCCACCTGGTTTATGTGGGATCCGGCCCGCTGGAGACCCGGCTCCGGGACGAGATCGGCACGGACCCGAAGGTGAGGGTGTTTCCTTTCCAGAACCAGAGCCAGATGCCCGTGGTGTACGCCGCCACCGATCTCCTGGTGCTTCCCAGCTACGGTCCGTCTGAGACGTGGGGATTGGCGATCCAGGAAGCGCTAGCCTGCGGATTGCCCGTGATTGCCAGCAGTCACACCGGCTGTGCCCGGGATCTGATTCAACTGGATCGCAACGGCCTGGTCTTTCCCGCAGGCGATGTGGCGTCTTTGGCCCGTGCCCTGACCCGAGCCTTGGAACCCGGAATCCTTGCCTCGTGGATTCCTTTTTGCCGTTCTGCGCTGGAACGCTACAACCATGAGCAGGCGGCCAGGGGCCTGGCAGAAGCGGTCACCGCCACGCGCGCATGA
- the asnB gene encoding asparagine synthase (glutamine-hydrolyzing), whose amino-acid sequence MCGIAGYLGRDPAGWLSEAAPALCAALRHRGPDAEGTYLAPSGRALLAHTRLSIVDLSPAGAQPMSVDGVRYLVFNGEIYNHPALREELEKEGEVFVSRSDTEVVLRLLSRRGWPALALLRGMFALALWDEREQSLLLARDAFGMKPLHVACTGGELAFASELRALRHLLPGGVRLNHRGLADFLTWGCEGTTGLIDGVESLPPGESWTWKDGRIERRLFSQIQPFSRESNTRLEDFRSTWLESVALHFAGDVPVGLFLSGGIDSAAVLAAAVAGGRLPSQTLTLDFAGVGPGESRQASAIASHFGATHRVISLGAAELPVLFQEHLRAQDRPSMDGFNVYCITHAARQQNLKVVLTGLGGDELFGGYPSFRRIPLMVRLLRASRISRWAGPILGPMLPHLGSGRSARLAEWISGAPTWPRAYRSYRGIFPSSTVEDIVQHMTGQPPVPPHLETLPWPEQMDPRNRVACLEFKQYLQHQLLVDGDGCSMALGVELRHPFLDEVLWRTAVSLPVARRYDPGKVVLRECLPELPRELFERSKLGFSLPYDAWLAGPLADFRDYIPLEFRPLAQTWYQRVALISLFHWLKHHRISL is encoded by the coding sequence ATGTGTGGGATAGCGGGTTATTTGGGCCGTGATCCGGCAGGGTGGCTCAGTGAGGCCGCCCCTGCCTTGTGTGCCGCCCTGCGCCACCGCGGCCCCGATGCGGAAGGCACCTACCTTGCCCCCTCCGGCCGGGCCCTGCTGGCCCACACCCGGCTCTCCATCGTCGATCTCTCCCCCGCCGGCGCCCAACCGATGTCCGTCGATGGGGTCCGTTATCTGGTGTTCAACGGCGAGATCTACAACCACCCGGCCCTGCGGGAGGAATTGGAAAAAGAGGGGGAAGTTTTCGTCTCGCGCTCCGACACCGAGGTCGTGCTCCGTTTGCTCAGCAGGCGCGGGTGGCCCGCCCTGGCCCTCCTGAGGGGTATGTTTGCCCTGGCCTTGTGGGATGAACGCGAACAAAGCCTCCTCCTGGCCCGGGACGCCTTCGGGATGAAGCCTCTCCATGTGGCCTGTACGGGCGGCGAACTGGCCTTTGCCTCGGAACTCCGGGCCCTGCGACATCTTCTGCCCGGCGGAGTCAGATTGAACCACCGGGGACTGGCGGATTTTCTCACTTGGGGTTGTGAGGGAACGACCGGCCTGATCGACGGGGTAGAATCCCTGCCCCCCGGTGAATCCTGGACTTGGAAGGACGGACGGATCGAGCGAAGATTGTTTTCACAGATCCAGCCGTTTTCCCGGGAAAGCAACACCCGGCTGGAGGATTTCCGGTCAACGTGGCTGGAATCGGTCGCCCTTCACTTTGCTGGTGATGTCCCGGTCGGACTTTTCCTCAGTGGGGGGATCGATTCGGCGGCCGTTCTGGCGGCGGCGGTGGCAGGCGGACGTTTACCCAGCCAGACCCTGACCCTGGACTTTGCCGGGGTGGGGCCGGGGGAATCACGCCAAGCGTCTGCCATAGCCTCACATTTTGGTGCCACTCACCGTGTCATCTCTTTGGGTGCAGCGGAATTGCCCGTCCTGTTCCAGGAGCATCTTCGCGCCCAAGACCGCCCTTCCATGGACGGCTTCAATGTGTATTGCATCACCCATGCCGCCAGACAACAGAACCTCAAAGTGGTTCTTACCGGCTTGGGAGGGGATGAGCTTTTCGGGGGCTACCCCAGTTTCCGCCGAATACCCCTGATGGTGCGCTTGCTCCGCGCTTCACGGATTTCCCGCTGGGCCGGGCCTATACTGGGCCCGATGTTGCCCCATCTCGGCAGTGGCCGGTCCGCAAGGTTGGCCGAGTGGATCTCTGGAGCACCGACCTGGCCGCGGGCTTACCGAAGTTACCGCGGGATCTTCCCTTCTTCCACGGTTGAGGACATCGTCCAACATATGACCGGTCAACCACCTGTTCCGCCACATCTGGAGACACTTCCCTGGCCTGAACAAATGGACCCGCGCAATCGGGTCGCCTGTCTTGAATTCAAACAATACCTCCAGCACCAACTCCTGGTCGACGGGGATGGATGCAGCATGGCCCTCGGGGTGGAACTCCGTCATCCCTTTCTGGACGAGGTTCTGTGGCGGACGGCGGTTTCACTGCCGGTGGCCCGCCGCTATGACCCAGGAAAAGTGGTCTTGCGCGAGTGCCTGCCGGAGCTACCCCGGGAGTTGTTCGAGCGTTCCAAGCTGGGCTTTTCACTGCCCTACGATGCATGGTTGGCCGGGCCTCTGGCCGATTTCCGCGACTATATCCCGCTTGAGTTCAGGCCACTGGCGCAAACGTGGTATCAACGCGTGGCCTTGATCTCCCTCTTCCATTGGCTCAAACACCACCGGATATCCCTGTGA
- a CDS encoding glycosyltransferase family 4 protein, with amino-acid sequence MNNQRPLDILLCCPDFSREHGGIQQFSRLLASALHASPSTARVHILSYPGTSSPLHKAAYAFRLVAAMLRRWDLCLFTHVGLARTVPILELHGVPCWIFAHGIECWNIRRGGERRSLQRAARVLAVSRHTRDRLLADLPELDGRLEVFPNHVEQFPDFHTPQEEARRQLGLPSQSILLLTISRLRHDRYKGHREILTALAALGPARQNVHYVIAGDGEDRESLQEETRLRGLADRVHFLGSIDERQRALAYDACDGFVMPSTGEGFGIVFLEAMAHGKPVLAGGIDGSRDAVDAPACGVLVNPRDPAAVAAGLSELLSGISATPPRWQPRLLQEYVRSHFGRHKLQERVDRLLEGFTKEKTRCVG; translated from the coding sequence ATGAACAATCAAAGACCACTCGACATTCTGCTTTGTTGTCCAGACTTCTCACGGGAACACGGCGGCATCCAGCAATTCAGCCGCCTGCTCGCATCGGCCCTCCACGCTTCTCCCTCCACCGCCCGCGTGCATATCCTCTCCTACCCCGGGACATCGTCTCCCTTGCACAAAGCTGCCTACGCATTTCGATTGGTAGCTGCCATGCTCCGGCGCTGGGATCTTTGCCTCTTCACCCATGTCGGGCTGGCGCGGACCGTGCCCATTCTGGAACTACACGGTGTGCCCTGCTGGATCTTCGCCCACGGCATCGAATGCTGGAATATCCGGAGGGGAGGTGAACGCCGCTCCCTGCAACGGGCCGCGCGCGTCCTCGCGGTCAGTCGCCACACCCGGGACCGACTTCTGGCCGACCTTCCGGAACTTGACGGACGCTTGGAAGTTTTCCCCAACCATGTCGAGCAGTTCCCCGATTTCCATACACCGCAGGAGGAAGCACGCCGGCAGTTGGGCCTTCCTTCCCAATCCATCCTTCTGTTGACCATCTCCCGCCTGCGTCACGACCGCTACAAAGGACACCGGGAGATCCTGACCGCGTTGGCCGCCCTCGGTCCGGCCCGGCAGAACGTACATTACGTGATTGCCGGCGATGGCGAAGATCGCGAATCCCTTCAAGAAGAGACGCGCCTGCGCGGCCTGGCCGACCGGGTTCATTTTTTGGGCAGCATCGATGAGCGCCAACGGGCCCTGGCCTACGACGCCTGTGATGGCTTTGTCATGCCCAGCACCGGAGAGGGCTTCGGCATCGTCTTCCTGGAAGCCATGGCGCACGGGAAACCCGTACTCGCGGGAGGCATTGACGGATCTCGGGACGCGGTGGATGCACCCGCATGCGGGGTCTTGGTCAATCCCCGTGATCCCGCGGCTGTGGCCGCTGGACTATCCGAACTGCTGTCCGGGATCAGCGCCACTCCTCCACGCTGGCAGCCCCGGCTTTTGCAAGAGTATGTCCGTTCCCATTTCGGTCGCCACAAACTCCAAGAGCGGGTGGACCGTCTCTTGGAAGGATTCACCAAGGAAAAAACACGATGTGTGGGATAG